The DNA window CTAAGGGAACCGAGTCCCAAGTTTTGTGAAATGAACCTTAATGACCCTTTCAGTAAACTGACAGCCGGAGATACAGTATGGTATAAAAATCATAACCCTCGCGACTTTTCTAGGTGGATCGAGGCAAAATTTGTTAAACGCATTTCCTCTAACACCTTTCAGGTAGCAATTGGAAGCGTGCTGGCGGTAGCAGCCAGAGGGCAATTGAGGCTTTCGAAGGAAATCCCACGTCGTAACGTTGCAGTGGCCAGCAGGAAAAATCTAAAGCGCAATCGATCGGCATCGTTAGAAAGTGAATTCCTCGGGTTTCCACCGTCGGACACGAATGTTGAAAAACGACCGAAGACAATGAAGGGATCAAAGGATTCGAAATTATTAGAATTGAACGTACGTAGATCTAGCAGAATtaggaaattaaaaaaagatcacgattttatttatgcaaattgtcgaaaaaCGAATTATGAATAGGAAGCTAGCAGAAagataatgctctgcattccgAACGAAGTTCGGTCAAAATTAAGTGTAAAAATGTTAACTAGTAAAAGAAGCAAATAATGTAGTTAGGTTCTTGGAATTGCATGATACTTCTTAGGAGGAAGAACTGTGGTGTATCGACTGCGGTGTAACGTAAACACCCTCGAGAAGATAGTACACACACATTATATATGGTATAATGAGTTCGAATATATTTGAATATATGTAGAGTAAGCCAGATGGAGAGCCGACAGTTCACGTTCGGCAGTCTGAAGTAACGGAGTGTTTTATTTAGAGAACGTCCCCAGTTAGATACACAAAAGGATGTAACGCTTGAATAGCTATCGTCCGAGTGCCAGCGTTTAATGAACCTTCGACACGACGCCGCCATGATCGAAGGAACGGGAAACTCGGTCAACATAATCAGAAAGCAGCTTCGGGTCCGTGAGATCACTCCGAACTCGCACAAATCGTCCTCCGAGGATAAAAAGGAGGAACCAAGTCCTTGTTTGAACTGCGGGATGATGCACGAGGAGCGGGACCAGTGCTCAGAATGCAGTAATTATGGACACAAAGAAAGCTACTGTTCGAGTTCAAGAAAGCCTCCTAGGCACCATTTTAAAAGTAAATCTAACAGTGGTGAGTACTACAACGGTAACGATTTCCGTGAACGCGGTTCAGCGTCACAGGAAATTTGTCGCGATCGAACTGAACGGTATTCCAGTACGGTTGCAGTTTGATATTGCCAGCGACATAACCGTGATATCCGCAGAAATATGGGAGCATCTCAGAAAGCCGCCAACTGTGTTCTGACATATCAAACCGTCGACTAAGAGCTGGACCGACTCTAACGTATGAGCATCATCACACCAGCCGACTACTTGGACTAGGCCGCTTCAATCGTAGCTGTCCGGAAGGCTAATGGTAATATTCGGATTTGCGGCGACTATTCTACAGAATTGGGTCAAAAAAGTCacttagagtgaggtgagattagtcgtctcacgtcacacgccgcgcagaatagggccgtgtATCATGGGATCTCCTCCTGACCCACTATAATCCAAAGTTATAGGTCAATGTGTCAGCCGATGCATCTTCAGTTGGCCTAGGAACGACAAATTGCCAACGTTTCCCAGACGGATCATTGAAGGTCGTCCAACACGCATCCAGGGCATTGGCACCGGCGAAGCGCAATTACAACCAACTTGATCGTTAAGTACTAGCCATAATATTTGCAGTCATGAAGTTTCATCGCATGATTTTTGATCGCCGGTTTCGACTGCAAACAGACCTTGCACCATTACTTCGAATTTTCAGTTTAATTAAAGGAATTCCGGTCAACACAGCCAATCGTCTCCAGCGCTGGGCACCACGTTACCATCGAGTACGTGACTACATACAAATTTGGCAGTGCCGACATTTCATCTCAACAGCCATGTTAAACCAGAAGATTATGTGATCGCAGCTATTCCGCTTGAAAATGACGGCAGAATAGTAGCATTTGAATCGATCACAGTTCTTCCGCTCTATTTTAGGGATATCCAGCAAGGTACTCGAACGGATCCAGTTCTAGGGAATGTTTTCCGGTTCGTCCAAGAAGGCTGGCCTTACGATTGTACAGAGGTGTACAGTCTTACGACTGTACAGAGGTGTATCTTTTTCGGAGAGCGGCTTATTCCCTATCAGCTGCGCAAGCGATGTCTCGACCAATTACATCAAGATCATCCCGGGATTCAGTGAACGAAAGCAATTTTGCGTAGTTACGTTTATTGGCCGACCCTTGATGGTGAGATCGCAGATTTTGTAGAACGGTGTACTCACTGTGCATCAGCTGCTAAATCACCAGCATACGTGAAACCAGCTCTTTGGTCTAAGCCCACTCATACACGGCAACGAGTTCACGCCGATTATGCTGGACACATAGATAGTGACTACTATTTAGTTATGGTGAATTCGCACTCGAAATGACCAGGGAATATCCAAACATGCCGCATCACCAACCCGGCTACTATCAAAATGCCGCGCAGTTTCTTCGCCCGTGTGGGTATGCCAGAAACATTGATGTCGAAGAACGGTGCCCAATTCACGAGTACGGAGAAAACTTGCAAATGGTATTAAACACATTACTACTGCGCATTTCCACTCTCAATCGAATGGCCAGACAGAACGTTTCGTAGACACGTTCAAGCGTACggttaaaaaatacgaaaaaaatgttttgatccGTTGGATTCGTATGAACCGTTCGTATTGGTTGATATGCGATAGGTAGCTTCGATATAAGCAGAGATAAAGTAAAATGCATCCTACGAAAGTTTCGGATATTCCAGATAAAACAAACAATAGGAAACATATCGTTTGAATGAATCAATTCAAATATATATTACTTCCAATCACATAACATAGTACATATGATCCTCTATTATAAGGGCTACAACAAGAAATTTCATAttcttttttgcgatttttgcgaaatattGGAAACTTTTTGACAATACACAATTTGAAACATTATACGTCCTTCCAATGAAGGAGAAAAACATTACACTTACACAATGGCCTAACAAACGATAAATTCATCTCAacataaaagttaataaatattCCGAGGTACGCGTTTCGTTTGAAAAATATCAAGCTACCTCATCAGTACATAAACCTCGTACCTTAGACGTACGATCCTCGCCCACTTCAAGTGGTCCACCGCATTCAAAAGATTCTCAGTTTCTCCTTCCCGTCCCGGTCCCGTGGGTGGCAACCGCAATCATGCCAAATGACTCAATCGACCAACTCCAGAGCAAGTTCGCTGTGAACTTTGAAAATATTGGACAACTCATCAACCAGTGATTCGTGGCGGAAAGCAACGCGAATGTCCGGCATGTTAGTGCGCGTAATATCGTTGCCGGCGACTCCTTCACGGGTATAGTTCGGTCCTAGCCAGTGCTGTTTCATTTTGTGCGGAAAACCACTCATCAAAACACTGTTCCGTGCAAGTTCGCACATGTCACACGAACTCAGCTTCCACACCTGCGCTGCGATACTGTACTCTTCCATCAGGGGTTCCtgaaattaaatattattttactTCGATgaacttagcactgattacggACTATCGATTACTTTGGTGTAATGAAACTGCAGAGGGTCATCCGTGGATAGAGATACCACTAAGCCTCTCGCCAGGTACTCCGGGAATGGATTGCGGTCGTAGTTCAGAAAGAGTGAATTGTTGGATAGTGGCGACATGGCAATACCTGTGAAATCAATAACGCTTAGATCGAATAAACTCGATAAAAATCCAAATCACTTACCGATTTGTGCGAGATAGTACAGATATTGCAGTACTGGTACCTTTCTCAGCAGTAATCCATGAGAGATATTTTCCGCCATCAGATAACCGCAAACTAAATGCTGCACCGGACCTGCCTCGCCGCAATGTGGTCTAAGAACGAAAGTATTCATGCCACGCTCCGTACGGAAGTGGTTCAGCACGGTCATGTTAGCGTACATGTAGTAAATGTAGTACGCGTACGGGGGATTTTCATCATCTGTCCACTGATCCGGGGTTGCCACATCTCCGTCGAACAGTGGGTTCTCCGGTTTCGATTCATCGTCCACTGAATCAAATCCTATAACGTATTGTAGAAATTTGTGCAGCTCCGGAAACTGGTTGGGATTGTTGGTTGCGTCAAAAAGCGGTTTGAATACATTGTCCAAAATTTGCTGGAACGAGGTCATCAACTTGTTGGTCTTGAAGATGTcactaaaaattaaaacaaattagTTTGACACACTCGCTCTAAGACAGCACGAAACACTTACTAAAGTCTGGGAATCTGGATCAACCAGCGGATGTTGTCCGAGTAAACGTCTCCATCGATAGCCCATTTAGCCAGCTTGAACCATTCGTCCGGTGATTTACCATAGATCGACAACCGTAGCTCCGCATTTTGGTACTTGCTCTCCTCGAAATCACTAGCGACTTCTTTAATAATGTTGGCAAAATACTTTCCATTCGAATAATTGTCTGTTTTAAGGAACACTTCTCTCAGTCGGGATTCCCCGATAGGATTGTACTTAGCGTTGAACTTATCGAAACGATGGAACGTGTTCCGGTCGGCATGCACATCGAGCATATCCACCGTCAGATCATACGTGGTCAAATTCATCGATTGAAACACCTGGGCCAGGGTCATCTGTTCCCCTTTAGTGACGGTCACCACTTCGTCCGGGTTATTCTTCAACGTCTTCTTGATGAATCGCAGCAGGTGCTTCTGATTCATGCAGCTGGCAGCGTGAATATGTGTGTCCACCTTGCGGATGTTGTAAAAGTCCCGATGTGGCACAGCCTTTTGCGAAGCAAGCTCACGTAGTTCATTCAGCAGAACGTGCAGCTGAAATTTGGAGTAGAGGTAGCTTAATCTGCGATAGCAGAATGACTTCAGCGGACCATCGGCGATCATCGAGCACATCATCTGCAtgtcctgtacaaagactggcaGTTTTGTGTACTCGAACGGGAACGGTTCCGTACTTTCAGCATCCCGGAACACCTCAAAGACACCGTTGTTGGAGCGGACCGTGTAGTTGCAGTCCTTCGGGAACTCGATCAGCCACGGCGACTCGGTGCTCTGGGGAGGGTTTACTGGGTGGTCTGAAAGAGGGGGAAACGAAAGGGTATTACAGAGGAGAAGAGTGAACTATTTCGCTATCAAGAGGCTAATGAGCCTAAAATTAAAACTTCTGTACTCGAAAAAGAATGAATGTATTGTTAGAAGATCCTTTGATATTGtgcaaatataaataaaaacaacataaAATGGTATTCATATCTGATACAGTGCTAGTACACAGTTTCGATGAAGTGAATAGTTAGAATGCAGGAAACGAATTTGTTTGTACGGCTACCATTTTAATAGGATAGGGTGAGAAAAAGTCGCAAGGAAAGGTAGGAAAAGAACATAACTGATCCTTCGTCGAGCTACAATAACATCTGTTTGGCGTTGTGGGATTCAATAAATCAATGATTCCAGAACCGGTGTGTCGATTGCTTCCCAAGGTTCTTAAAACTCTATTTAAGCTGAGGTACTGCACCAAATTTTAAATTGGCAAGGACACATCGAAAATCAATACATCGAATGGACTTTATTGGATTTAGATCACGGCTAATAGCCGACCATTTCGTGATTCGTGATGCGAGAAAGGATCGCGAAGACCGCACTGCTGCTCACCGCAATGGTAGATACCGTTGACAAACACGGCCAACCTCATCCCCGTCGCGTCGTCCTCGATAGCGGCTCCCAAGTAAACTTTATTACGGAGGAAATGGCCAACCATTTGGGTGCCAAAAAGCAGCGAGCCAATGTTCCTATTACCGGAATTCTATACCGCCGCGAAATAGTTCTCATACAATCTTACTTTGAACGACAAGCTCCTCGTCCATCCGGTAGTGCAAAACAAGTCGTACTCTaccatgtttagtttttgcacCCACAACTTTCCCAGTAGACATCTTCAAAATGTATCGTCAGATTCTTATGGCACCTGAACATCAATGAATCTTCTGGCGTGAAAGAAGTTTGCAACCGTTACGCGTACTGCAACTGGACACCTTTACTTATGGTAGAGTATGGGCCCCATAACAAGAAGTGCGGTGCCAGCCACAGTAGACTGTGGAAGATTACagccgaaataataaaaaaaaagtctaCATGTACGATACGGTCTGGTCCCGATTCGGTGTC is part of the Topomyia yanbarensis strain Yona2022 chromosome 1, ASM3024719v1, whole genome shotgun sequence genome and encodes:
- the LOC131678864 gene encoding AMP deaminase 2 isoform X2 — encoded protein: MNFNKQDSRSVLQILIDQQLMEKFKRPNRTESDCDDGAQCNESPGGIHNAIGGGAGAAALSMSQENIPGGLPNEISAPYEVPQFPIEQIEKKLQLQRQLNAKVMEQDRHSVVAEIHPDEQIPFEDHDFVAHFQRVSISGEDTSGVPLDDLERASTLLVKALELRLKYMWNSHQAFPQTTARFLKSSHPEKYTHQSKMSIEDHPVNPPQSTESPWLIEFPKDCNYTVRSNNGVFEVFRDAESTEPFPFEYTKLPVFVQDMQMMCSMIADGPLKSFCYRRLSYLYSKFQLHVLLNELRELASQKAVPHRDFYNIRKVDTHIHAASCMNQKHLLRFIKKTLKNNPDEVVTVTKGEQMTLAQVFQSMNLTTYDLTVDMLDVHADRNTFHRFDKFNAKYNPIGESRLREVFLKTDNYSNGKYFANIIKEVASDFEESKYQNAELRLSIYGKSPDEWFKLAKWAIDGDVYSDNIRWLIQIPRLYDIFKTNKLMTSFQQILDNVFKPLFDATNNPNQFPELHKFLQYVIGFDSVDDESKPENPLFDGDVATPDQWTDDENPPYAYYIYYMYANMTVLNHFRTERGMNTFVLRPHCGEAGPVQHLVCGYLMAENISHGLLLRKVPVLQYLYYLAQIGIAMSPLSNNSLFLNYDRNPFPEYLARGLVVSLSTDDPLQFHYTKEPLMEEYSIAAQVWKLSSCDMCELARNSVLMSGFPHKMKQHWLGPNYTREGVAGNDITRTNMPDIRVAFRHESLVDELSNIFKVHSELALELVD
- the LOC131678864 gene encoding AMP deaminase 2 isoform X4 gives rise to the protein MFGSAIATKKWLSERGSMRVMEQDRHSVVAEIHPDEQIPFEDHDFVAHFQRVSISGEDTSGVPLDDLERASTLLVKALELRLKYMWNSHQAFPQTTARFLKSSHPEKYTHQSKMSIEDHPVNPPQSTESPWLIEFPKDCNYTVRSNNGVFEVFRDAESTEPFPFEYTKLPVFVQDMQMMCSMIADGPLKSFCYRRLSYLYSKFQLHVLLNELRELASQKAVPHRDFYNIRKVDTHIHAASCMNQKHLLRFIKKTLKNNPDEVVTVTKGEQMTLAQVFQSMNLTTYDLTVDMLDVHADRNTFHRFDKFNAKYNPIGESRLREVFLKTDNYSNGKYFANIIKEVASDFEESKYQNAELRLSIYGKSPDEWFKLAKWAIDGDVYSDNIRWLIQIPRLYDIFKTNKLMTSFQQILDNVFKPLFDATNNPNQFPELHKFLQYVIGFDSVDDESKPENPLFDGDVATPDQWTDDENPPYAYYIYYMYANMTVLNHFRTERGMNTFVLRPHCGEAGPVQHLVCGYLMAENISHGLLLRKVPVLQYLYYLAQIGIAMSPLSNNSLFLNYDRNPFPEYLARGLVVSLSTDDPLQFHYTKEPLMEEYSIAAQVWKLSSCDMCELARNSVLMSGFPHKMKQHWLGPNYTREGVAGNDITRTNMPDIRVAFRHESLVDELSNIFKVHSELALELVD
- the LOC131678864 gene encoding AMP deaminase 2 isoform X1, with product MSARGMLLKVDARRDSSLDLPNLVISPRSPQILIHDYFPSTAQCNESPGGIHNAIGGGAGAAALSMSQENIPGGLPNEISAPYEVPQFPIEQIEKKLQLQRQLNAKVMEQDRHSVVAEIHPDEQIPFEDHDFVAHFQRVSISGEDTSGVPLDDLERASTLLVKALELRLKYMWNSHQAFPQTTARFLKSSHPEKYTHQSKMSIEDHPVNPPQSTESPWLIEFPKDCNYTVRSNNGVFEVFRDAESTEPFPFEYTKLPVFVQDMQMMCSMIADGPLKSFCYRRLSYLYSKFQLHVLLNELRELASQKAVPHRDFYNIRKVDTHIHAASCMNQKHLLRFIKKTLKNNPDEVVTVTKGEQMTLAQVFQSMNLTTYDLTVDMLDVHADRNTFHRFDKFNAKYNPIGESRLREVFLKTDNYSNGKYFANIIKEVASDFEESKYQNAELRLSIYGKSPDEWFKLAKWAIDGDVYSDNIRWLIQIPRLYDIFKTNKLMTSFQQILDNVFKPLFDATNNPNQFPELHKFLQYVIGFDSVDDESKPENPLFDGDVATPDQWTDDENPPYAYYIYYMYANMTVLNHFRTERGMNTFVLRPHCGEAGPVQHLVCGYLMAENISHGLLLRKVPVLQYLYYLAQIGIAMSPLSNNSLFLNYDRNPFPEYLARGLVVSLSTDDPLQFHYTKEPLMEEYSIAAQVWKLSSCDMCELARNSVLMSGFPHKMKQHWLGPNYTREGVAGNDITRTNMPDIRVAFRHESLVDELSNIFKVHSELALELVD
- the LOC131678864 gene encoding AMP deaminase 2 isoform X3, producing the protein MNVYNSGKIFAFDVDMLGNETEEISMMHTAQCNESPGGIHNAIGGGAGAAALSMSQENIPGGLPNEISAPYEVPQFPIEQIEKKLQLQRQLNAKVMEQDRHSVVAEIHPDEQIPFEDHDFVAHFQRVSISGEDTSGVPLDDLERASTLLVKALELRLKYMWNSHQAFPQTTARFLKSSHPEKYTHQSKMSIEDHPVNPPQSTESPWLIEFPKDCNYTVRSNNGVFEVFRDAESTEPFPFEYTKLPVFVQDMQMMCSMIADGPLKSFCYRRLSYLYSKFQLHVLLNELRELASQKAVPHRDFYNIRKVDTHIHAASCMNQKHLLRFIKKTLKNNPDEVVTVTKGEQMTLAQVFQSMNLTTYDLTVDMLDVHADRNTFHRFDKFNAKYNPIGESRLREVFLKTDNYSNGKYFANIIKEVASDFEESKYQNAELRLSIYGKSPDEWFKLAKWAIDGDVYSDNIRWLIQIPRLYDIFKTNKLMTSFQQILDNVFKPLFDATNNPNQFPELHKFLQYVIGFDSVDDESKPENPLFDGDVATPDQWTDDENPPYAYYIYYMYANMTVLNHFRTERGMNTFVLRPHCGEAGPVQHLVCGYLMAENISHGLLLRKVPVLQYLYYLAQIGIAMSPLSNNSLFLNYDRNPFPEYLARGLVVSLSTDDPLQFHYTKEPLMEEYSIAAQVWKLSSCDMCELARNSVLMSGFPHKMKQHWLGPNYTREGVAGNDITRTNMPDIRVAFRHESLVDELSNIFKVHSELALELVD